The genomic DNA GTCTATGACGATCTGTCCAAGCAGGCCGTGGCCTACCGCCAGGTCTCGCTGCTGCTGCGCCGCCCGCCGGGTCGCGAAGCCTATCCCGGCGACGTGTTCTACCTGCACAGCCGCCTGCTTGAACGCGCCGCGCGCGTCAACGACAAGTACGTCGAGGACTTCACCAAGGGCGAGGTCAAGGGCAAGACCGGTTCGCTGACCGCGCTGCCGATCATCGAAACGCAGGCGGGCGACGTGTCCGCCTTCGTGCCGACCAACGTGATCTCGATCACCGACGGCCAGATCTTCCTGGAAACCAACCTGTTCAACGCCGGCATCCGGCCCGCCATCAACGCCGGTATCTCGGTGTCGCGCGTGGGCTCGTCGGCGCAGACCAAGGTCATCAAGGGCCTGTCCGGCGGTATCCGTACCGACCTCGCGCAGTACCGCGAACTGGCCGCCTTCGCGCAGTTCGCCTCCGACCTCGACGAAGCGACCCGCAAGCAGCTCGACCGCGGTGCCCGCGTGACCGAACTGTTGAAGCAGGCGCAATACAGCCCGCTGCCGATCTCACTGATGGGCGCGTCGCTGTTCGCGGTCAACAAGGGCTTCATGGACGACATCGACGTGAAGAAGGTGCTGCCGTTCGAACACGGCCTGCATCAGTTCCTGAAGTCCAGCCACGGTCCGCTGCTCGACAAGATCGAACAAGCCAAGGCGCTCGACAAGGATGCCGAGGCCGAGCTGCTCGCAGCAGTCACCGCGTTCAAGAAGTCGTTCGCCTGATCGACGACGACCCAAGGAGTCCCAATGGCAGCTGGCAAGGAAATCCGCGGCAAGATCAAATCGGTGGAGAACACCAAGAAGATCACCAAGGCCATGGAAATGGTGGCCGCGTCGAAGATGCGCAAGGCGCAGGAACGCATGCGCGCCGCCCGTCCCTACAGCGAGAAGATCCGCAACATCGCGGCCAATCTCGGACAGGCGAACCCCGAGTACACGCATGCGTTCATGAAGACCCACGACGTCAAGGCCGCGGGCTTCATCGTGGTCTCGACCGACAAGGGGCTGTGCGGCGGCATGAACACCAACGTGCTGCGTGCCGTGACGACCAAGCTGCGCGAGTTGCAGAGCGCCGGCGCCTCGATCGAGGCGGTGGCGATCGGTAACAAGGGCCTGGGCTTCCTGAACCGCATCGGCGCCCGCGTGGTCTCGCATGTCACTCAGCTGGGCGACACCCCGCACCTCGACAAGCTGATCGGCCCGGTCAAGGTGCTGCTCGATGCGTATG from Variovorax sp. PBL-E5 includes the following:
- the atpG gene encoding F0F1 ATP synthase subunit gamma — its product is MAAGKEIRGKIKSVENTKKITKAMEMVAASKMRKAQERMRAARPYSEKIRNIAANLGQANPEYTHAFMKTHDVKAAGFIVVSTDKGLCGGMNTNVLRAVTTKLRELQSAGASIEAVAIGNKGLGFLNRIGARVVSHVTQLGDTPHLDKLIGPVKVLLDAYAEGKLGAVYLCYTKFINTMRQESVVEQLLPLAADSLQLEKGQHAWDYIYEPDAQSVIDELLVRYVESLVYQAVAENMASEQSARMVAMKSATDNAGNVIDELKLIYNKTRQAGITKELSEIVSGAAAAAGV